Proteins from one Candidatus Ancaeobacter aquaticus genomic window:
- a CDS encoding alcohol dehydrogenase catalytic domain-containing protein, producing the protein MRAAVYYNNKDIRIEEKPIPEIGPDEILMKIEACGICGSDVMEWYRIKKAPLVLGHEVSGTVHKKGAHISQYAQGQRIVAAHHVPCNTCKYCISGNHTVCDTLRSTNFDPGGFTEYVRLPAINVDRGVFPIADSVTFEDATFVEPLACVYRGQKKAQIKPGQSVLIFGGGISGLLHVKCARALGAGRIVVIDVLENRLKAALEYGADYAYHASEYSPEKFREINNGYLADNVIVCTSATSAFEAGFASLERGATMLIFAPTQHGLTMPLSLNDIFWKNDATVTTTYAGSPEDHVIAHELIRSGRIVVSDMISHSLGLRDTVKGFHLVSEGKASIKVIIKPQE; encoded by the coding sequence ATGCGCGCGGCTGTTTACTACAACAATAAAGATATACGGATTGAGGAAAAACCTATTCCAGAAATCGGTCCAGACGAAATACTCATGAAGATCGAAGCATGCGGGATATGTGGCTCAGATGTAATGGAATGGTATCGGATTAAAAAAGCCCCGCTTGTTTTGGGCCATGAAGTAAGTGGTACAGTGCACAAAAAAGGTGCTCATATTTCCCAGTATGCCCAGGGGCAGAGGATCGTTGCGGCTCACCACGTACCGTGCAATACATGCAAGTATTGCATCAGTGGCAATCATACGGTATGCGATACTCTGAGAAGTACAAATTTTGATCCGGGAGGATTTACAGAATATGTGCGGCTTCCTGCGATCAATGTCGACAGGGGGGTGTTTCCTATTGCAGATAGTGTGACGTTTGAAGATGCAACATTTGTTGAACCGCTTGCATGCGTGTATCGCGGTCAGAAAAAAGCACAGATAAAACCAGGGCAGAGTGTTCTTATCTTTGGTGGGGGAATATCAGGCCTGTTACATGTAAAATGTGCACGAGCGCTTGGTGCCGGCCGTATTGTCGTCATTGATGTTCTGGAGAATCGGTTGAAGGCAGCGTTGGAATATGGTGCAGATTATGCGTATCATGCCAGCGAGTATTCTCCGGAAAAGTTTCGAGAAATCAATAATGGGTATTTGGCTGACAATGTTATAGTATGCACAAGTGCAACAAGTGCGTTTGAAGCAGGGTTTGCTTCTTTAGAACGCGGTGCGACAATGCTTATATTTGCACCGACTCAGCATGGACTTACGATGCCGCTTTCACTAAATGATATATTCTGGAAAAATGATGCTACGGTAACGACAACCTATGCAGGGAGTCCCGAAGATCATGTTATAGCACATGAACTTATTCGTTCAGGAAGAATTGTTGTTTCAGACATGATCTCTCATTCATTAGGGCTCAGGGATACGGTAAAAGGCTTTCATCTGGTGAGTGAAGGAAAAGCATCGATAAAAGTAATAATTAAACCACAAGAATAA
- the lsrF gene encoding 3-hydroxy-5-phosphonooxypentane-2,4-dione thiolase, which produces MDWGMKNRLAHIFQPASGNTVMLAADHGYFLGAVSRLEHVGDTITPLIPYADALMITRGAIRTSIDPLNAKPIVLRVSGGNSIAGEDLSNEKITTSIKDAVRLNVSAIALSIYVGAKYEHQTLLGLSELVNQGQEYGIPVLAVTAVGKELEKRDARFLSLSCRIAAELGAHFVKTYYCENFEKVINTCPVPVVIAGGPKLKTDVDALKLAHDAIGLGAKGVDMGRNIWQSKYPVPMIKAIKSIVHEKASVKDAEELFNEEKCKVDKACESN; this is translated from the coding sequence ATGGATTGGGGAATGAAAAACAGACTGGCACACATATTTCAACCAGCATCTGGTAACACCGTTATGCTTGCAGCTGATCACGGGTATTTTCTTGGCGCGGTAAGTAGATTAGAGCATGTGGGTGATACCATTACGCCGCTTATTCCGTATGCTGATGCGCTAATGATTACCAGAGGAGCAATAAGAACATCAATTGATCCATTAAATGCTAAGCCGATTGTTTTGAGGGTGTCCGGTGGAAATAGTATTGCCGGTGAAGATCTTTCAAATGAAAAAATCACAACATCAATTAAAGACGCTGTGAGGCTTAATGTTTCTGCAATTGCTCTTTCAATCTACGTTGGGGCTAAGTATGAACATCAAACATTGTTGGGGCTATCCGAGCTTGTAAACCAAGGACAAGAGTATGGCATACCGGTTCTTGCCGTTACTGCAGTCGGTAAAGAGCTTGAAAAAAGAGACGCGCGGTTTCTTTCACTGAGTTGTAGAATTGCAGCAGAACTCGGGGCACATTTTGTGAAGACGTATTACTGCGAAAATTTTGAGAAGGTGATCAATACCTGTCCGGTGCCTGTTGTTATTGCCGGCGGCCCAAAACTAAAAACGGATGTGGATGCGTTGAAATTGGCGCATGACGCTATAGGTCTTGGCGCTAAAGGTGTTGATATGGGACGAAACATATGGCAATCAAAATATCCTGTTCCCATGATAAAAGCCATTAAGAGTATCGTGCATGAGAAAGCATCGGTCAAAGATGCTGAAGAATTGTTCAATGAAGAAAAATGTAAAGTTGATAAAGCATGTGAGTCGAATTAA
- a CDS encoding DUF368 domain-containing protein has translation MPDSKLSNNKIYDYIKLWLKGCCIGIANIIPGVSGGTVAFVFGIYEDLVKAIKSFDITCLKLLFTFKIKALFNHIPWRFLAVVFFGVFTAILSVSRGLSWLLQNKPVLVYAFFFGLILATGPVIAKRVRKWNVPTGIALLLATVGTFFFVGLVPVTTPDTLWFLFLSGMIAAVSMILPGLSGAFMLVLIGKYQYILDAINDGDIVSLGVVAFGCAVGVLVFVRGIHWLLTHKHDVTVAFLTGLVLGSLRKIWPWKVTLESITSSKGKIIPIEQVNILPPQINAETIYAVILCAIGFYVAIKLSTPTPKQITEE, from the coding sequence ATGCCTGACTCAAAACTGAGCAATAATAAAATATATGATTATATAAAGCTCTGGCTAAAAGGGTGCTGTATCGGGATAGCGAACATTATTCCCGGTGTTTCCGGCGGTACCGTTGCTTTTGTATTTGGAATATATGAAGATTTAGTTAAAGCAATAAAATCGTTTGACATAACTTGTCTGAAACTTCTTTTTACATTCAAGATAAAGGCGTTATTTAACCATATTCCTTGGCGTTTTCTTGCTGTAGTGTTTTTTGGTGTATTTACAGCTATTCTCAGTGTGTCTCGGGGTTTGAGCTGGTTGTTGCAAAACAAGCCGGTGTTGGTGTATGCATTTTTTTTCGGTCTCATACTTGCGACGGGGCCAGTTATTGCTAAAAGAGTTAGGAAGTGGAATGTGCCGACAGGGATAGCATTGCTTCTAGCAACTGTTGGCACATTTTTCTTTGTTGGCCTTGTTCCGGTCACTACTCCTGATACTTTATGGTTTTTATTTTTAAGTGGTATGATAGCTGCAGTAAGTATGATTCTACCCGGTTTATCAGGGGCCTTCATGCTTGTTCTTATAGGTAAATATCAGTATATTCTCGATGCAATTAATGACGGTGATATTGTTAGTCTGGGAGTTGTTGCCTTTGGCTGTGCGGTTGGGGTATTGGTCTTTGTGCGGGGTATTCATTGGTTATTAACACATAAACACGATGTTACCGTAGCGTTTCTTACGGGACTCGTACTGGGTTCGTTAAGAAAAATATGGCCGTGGAAAGTTACCTTAGAGTCAATAACGAGCAGTAAGGGTAAAATTATACCTATCGAACAGGTTAATATTTTACCTCCCCAGATTAATGCCGAAACTATTTATGCCGTTATCTTGTGTGCGATAGGTTTTTATGTAGCGATAAAGTTGAGTACGCCTACCCCAAAACAGATTACTGAAGAATAA
- a CDS encoding SWIB/MDM2 domain-containing protein produces the protein MAKKPNAAFMKPLQPDDALAEIVGSKPLPRTEVTKALWVYIKENKLQDDKNRRNINADDKLLKVFDGKKQVNMFEMTKLVAGHLKK, from the coding sequence ATGGCAAAAAAACCTAATGCCGCTTTTATGAAACCGCTACAACCTGATGATGCATTAGCAGAGATTGTTGGTTCAAAGCCTCTTCCAAGAACAGAGGTAACAAAAGCTTTGTGGGTTTATATTAAGGAAAATAAACTTCAGGATGACAAGAATAGAAGAAACATCAATGCAGACGATAAGCTTTTAAAAGTTTTTGATGGCAAGAAGCAAGTAAATATGTTTGAAATGACAAAATTGGTTGCAGGACACCTAAAAAAGTAA
- a CDS encoding BON domain-containing protein, which translates to MTYILRIVSVLAVLFVCGQSLHADELQDKKLTQRLVNTISGDYDVNDLFFKIKVIDGKAILSGRALSEEDKERAEKIALEIKGIKDVQNNLEVKPLTKDDISTLGTMKERTQAGLSNTVYPDESIGDKDFPTYLEKIELESEKNYNRDLMNMEHSLNKNIRAGYSDREIKMHVEDAIRRAPLRGRADNITVLVQNGYVSLYGTVGNVMDQQTIRDAAASVPGVKGISDSTNLNR; encoded by the coding sequence ATGACTTATATACTTAGGATCGTTTCTGTTCTTGCTGTATTGTTTGTGTGTGGACAATCTTTACACGCTGACGAGCTACAAGATAAAAAGCTTACACAACGGCTCGTAAACACTATTTCCGGCGACTACGATGTAAACGACCTTTTCTTTAAAATTAAAGTAATTGATGGAAAAGCCATCCTGAGTGGTCGAGCTCTTTCTGAAGAAGATAAAGAACGTGCGGAAAAAATTGCACTCGAAATAAAAGGAATTAAAGATGTTCAAAACAACTTGGAAGTGAAACCCCTGACAAAAGATGACATTAGTACCTTAGGCACTATGAAAGAAAGGACACAAGCAGGTCTATCAAACACGGTATATCCTGATGAATCTATCGGTGATAAAGATTTTCCGACGTATTTAGAAAAAATTGAATTGGAATCGGAAAAAAACTATAATCGTGACTTAATGAACATGGAGCATTCGCTTAATAAAAATATACGCGCTGGTTACTCGGATAGAGAAATAAAAATGCACGTCGAAGACGCCATACGGCGAGCACCTTTACGCGGACGTGCTGACAACATCACGGTCCTGGTACAAAATGGATATGTATCGCTCTATGGGACGGTTGGCAATGTCATGGATCAACAGACAATACGAGATGCAGCAGCAAGCGTTCCTGGTGTAAAAGGTATTAGCGACAGCACAAACCTCAACAGATAA
- a CDS encoding AAA family ATPase, whose amino-acid sequence MYLSFYNFKENPFNLTPDTHFLYLSKHHQMAMRSLLYGINERKGFILLTGEVGAGKTTLCRALLKELNEKINVAVVFNPYLSETGLLKTIIDDFSIETNAKTRADLLNVLGDFLISQRKQNKNVVLMIDECQNLRLPVIEQIRMISNLETEKDKLIQIILVGQPEFRQKITSPKLLQLNQRISVRYHIPPLNVEETKLYITHRIRVAGGHEVVFTDRALSVIYEYSKGVPRMINVLSDYALMAGFLEETKEISEKIVLRAIHEMSGAENEQSTDSSVENDRIEEPTAMTV is encoded by the coding sequence ATGTATCTTTCATTTTACAATTTTAAGGAAAATCCTTTCAATTTAACACCTGATACGCATTTTTTGTATCTTTCCAAACATCACCAGATGGCAATGCGCAGTCTTCTCTACGGCATTAATGAGCGAAAAGGCTTTATATTGCTTACCGGTGAGGTCGGTGCCGGAAAGACGACCTTGTGTCGAGCGCTTCTCAAGGAACTGAACGAGAAAATAAATGTTGCTGTTGTCTTTAATCCCTATTTATCAGAAACGGGACTATTGAAGACAATAATAGACGATTTTTCTATTGAAACAAATGCAAAAACAAGAGCAGATCTCTTAAATGTTTTGGGTGATTTTCTTATTTCTCAGAGAAAACAGAATAAAAATGTTGTCTTGATGATCGATGAGTGCCAGAACTTGCGGTTACCCGTTATTGAGCAAATCAGAATGATCTCGAATCTTGAGACGGAAAAAGATAAACTGATCCAGATTATCTTGGTTGGCCAGCCGGAATTTAGACAAAAAATCACATCTCCTAAATTGCTACAGTTAAATCAGCGAATAAGTGTGCGCTATCATATACCTCCACTGAATGTAGAAGAAACAAAATTATATATTACCCACAGAATACGAGTTGCCGGAGGGCATGAAGTTGTGTTTACCGATAGAGCACTTTCGGTTATTTATGAATATTCTAAAGGTGTTCCACGCATGATAAATGTTTTAAGCGATTATGCACTTATGGCCGGATTTTTAGAAGAGACGAAAGAAATATCCGAGAAAATTGTTTTAAGGGCTATTCATGAAATGAGTGGAGCTGAAAATGAACAGAGCACGGATTCTTCCGTGGAGAATGATCGAATCGAAGAACCAACCGCTATGACTGTTTAA
- a CDS encoding general secretion pathway protein GspB encodes MSLIYEALTKAEKDVRETQNKEPSVDKPIVLPVQKKKPRIFLFVIVFVVAGCVAGAYYFHDNTRSVDVLTSLARKVKPIIADVQQTIPLPTQNDKNPQSLDIQVEEIGITKKQIPVEAPADEMAIHVEVLAQEDNALPALELSGIIWDESSSLAIINGKILSVGDTVSEDVTIKEINKSSVTILFQDQEYVLVRE; translated from the coding sequence ATGAGTCTTATCTATGAAGCATTGACGAAAGCAGAAAAAGACGTACGCGAAACTCAAAACAAGGAACCCTCAGTAGATAAGCCCATTGTGCTGCCTGTACAGAAAAAGAAACCGAGAATATTTCTTTTTGTGATTGTTTTCGTTGTAGCAGGGTGCGTTGCAGGCGCATATTATTTCCATGATAATACCCGTTCAGTTGATGTCTTAACAAGTCTTGCCCGAAAAGTCAAACCGATCATTGCAGATGTGCAGCAAACTATACCATTACCTACACAAAATGACAAAAACCCCCAGTCTTTAGATATACAAGTTGAAGAAATTGGCATCACCAAAAAGCAGATTCCCGTTGAAGCACCCGCAGATGAGATGGCCATTCACGTTGAGGTGCTTGCTCAGGAAGATAATGCTCTTCCAGCGCTAGAACTTTCAGGTATTATATGGGATGAAAGTTCATCTCTTGCCATTATAAACGGCAAAATATTATCCGTAGGTGATACAGTCAGTGAAGACGTTACCATTAAGGAAATTAACAAATCTTCAGTAACAATACTTTTTCAAGATCAAGAATATGTTTTGGTGAGGGAGTAA
- a CDS encoding MFS transporter: MNLKWASAFRALQYKNFQLYFGGQAVSLIGTWMQTTALSWLVYRMTHSPFLMGFTTFITLIPSFILGTLGGVIADRHNRHKLVLITQVLEMVQAFIFAYFILSGHITLPYIFLFAGLLGAIHAFDMPARQSFIVEIVPQSSLPSAIALNSSLFNAGRIIGPSLAGILIAFSSEGYCFLINGITYLFVVIALIKIRTKKKKTVKHATTHFESLLEGLRYAFGTPHTRWVLILLSVSVFCGTPYLTFMPIYANDILHRGAEGLGILMGVSGIGAFLGGIFLGGKKGVRGLATLIGISISGFGVSMMLFAYATHFIVSCIFIFSIGFCMLAGLVSSNLLLQLHVPDKLRGRLMSIYATTIVGIMPIGSLLSGIVARYVGVEIVTFIGGLFAAIAGICFLLKAPKGAQDIPITLEEYEEAIGMEQ, translated from the coding sequence ATGAACTTAAAATGGGCATCAGCGTTTAGAGCGCTTCAATATAAAAACTTTCAGCTGTATTTTGGCGGCCAAGCAGTGTCTCTTATTGGAACATGGATGCAGACAACTGCGTTGTCTTGGCTTGTGTATCGCATGACACATTCACCTTTTCTTATGGGTTTTACTACCTTTATCACCCTTATTCCCTCATTTATTCTCGGCACATTGGGCGGCGTCATTGCTGACAGGCATAACCGACACAAGCTTGTTCTCATAACACAAGTGTTGGAAATGGTACAAGCATTCATATTTGCGTATTTTATACTGTCTGGCCATATTACCCTTCCATACATATTCTTATTTGCCGGCCTCCTCGGCGCGATCCACGCCTTTGATATGCCTGCTCGACAGTCATTTATTGTTGAAATTGTCCCTCAATCGTCTCTCCCAAGCGCAATTGCCCTTAATTCATCTCTCTTTAATGCCGGGCGTATTATTGGTCCATCTTTAGCGGGAATATTGATCGCCTTTTCAAGCGAAGGTTATTGTTTTTTAATAAACGGCATAACATATCTTTTTGTCGTAATTGCCCTTATAAAAATACGTACGAAAAAGAAAAAAACCGTAAAACACGCAACAACACACTTTGAGTCACTTCTTGAAGGATTACGTTATGCCTTTGGCACACCACACACGCGGTGGGTACTTATACTTCTTTCCGTCTCGGTTTTTTGCGGCACACCGTATCTGACATTTATGCCTATTTACGCCAATGACATTTTACACCGTGGAGCAGAAGGATTAGGAATACTGATGGGCGTATCGGGTATAGGCGCCTTTTTAGGTGGAATTTTTCTTGGCGGTAAAAAAGGTGTTCGAGGGTTGGCAACATTGATAGGGATTTCTATCTCCGGTTTCGGTGTAAGCATGATGCTTTTTGCGTATGCAACACACTTTATTGTGTCGTGCATTTTTATCTTCTCAATTGGTTTTTGTATGCTTGCAGGTCTTGTCTCGAGCAATCTACTTTTACAGCTTCATGTACCCGACAAACTCCGCGGAAGATTAATGTCGATTTACGCAACAACCATAGTGGGCATAATGCCAATCGGCAGCCTTCTTTCAGGTATTGTCGCACGGTATGTAGGAGTAGAAATAGTTACCTTTATTGGTGGGCTGTTTGCAGCCATCGCCGGTATATGTTTTCTGCTAAAGGCACCTAAAGGCGCTCAAGATATCCCGATAACACTCGAAGAATACGAAGAAGCAATAGGCATGGAACAATAA
- a CDS encoding TIGR00730 family Rossman fold protein, which produces MKSICVYCSSSDALPDIYYTEAARLGKLLAGAGYRLIYGGGSIGLMGVLGQTTQKHNGKITGIIPKHLAKKGIMYEHAEEMIETHNLRDRKELMEQKAHAFIALPGGIGTLEEIAEIITLRQLHCHSKPIAIINTNNFYHDLLKHLNRCYKENFMHEGDRQLYYVANNSQEALTYISERIER; this is translated from the coding sequence ATGAAATCAATTTGTGTTTACTGTTCATCAAGTGATGCTTTGCCCGACATTTATTATACCGAAGCCGCCCGTTTAGGAAAACTCCTTGCAGGGGCAGGGTATCGATTAATATATGGGGGTGGAAGTATCGGGCTTATGGGTGTTCTTGGCCAGACAACACAAAAACATAACGGCAAAATTACCGGTATCATCCCCAAGCATCTTGCAAAAAAAGGGATCATGTACGAACATGCTGAAGAAATGATCGAAACACATAATCTGCGTGACAGAAAAGAACTCATGGAACAAAAAGCACATGCTTTTATTGCGCTTCCAGGCGGCATCGGCACTCTTGAAGAAATAGCCGAGATCATTACTTTAAGACAGTTGCACTGTCACTCAAAACCTATTGCTATTATTAACACAAATAATTTTTATCATGATCTTCTCAAACACCTCAACCGCTGTTATAAAGAAAATTTTATGCATGAAGGAGACCGCCAGTTGTATTATGTCGCAAATAACTCTCAAGAAGCACTCACATATATCTCAGAACGTATAGAACGATAA
- a CDS encoding DUF2062 domain-containing protein, with the protein MNIKRSLQYFYLKILRIHDTPHRIALGIFSGIFSGVLPGAGPIFSLILAFILRANKAAALLGCIVVNTWISLVVLIPAMKIGSAICGIGFQELKKNVNGLRENFSFSDLMQESFFNVLLPLMLGLCIVSAIIGIGAYIVSYGAITNFRKMKEKRKRKKMQKNNAQHVPLEDKLV; encoded by the coding sequence ATGAATATTAAAAGGTCATTACAGTACTTTTATTTAAAAATATTGCGAATACACGATACGCCGCATCGAATAGCACTCGGCATATTTAGCGGCATATTTAGCGGTGTATTACCTGGTGCGGGCCCTATCTTCTCGCTCATACTTGCGTTTATACTCAGAGCTAATAAAGCAGCAGCACTTTTAGGGTGTATCGTAGTTAATACATGGATTAGTTTGGTTGTGTTGATTCCTGCTATGAAAATAGGCTCAGCGATTTGCGGTATTGGTTTTCAAGAGCTTAAAAAGAATGTAAATGGTCTTAGGGAAAATTTTAGTTTTTCTGATCTTATGCAAGAAAGTTTTTTTAATGTACTGCTTCCCTTGATGCTCGGGTTATGTATAGTGTCTGCAATTATTGGCATTGGCGCATATATTGTAAGTTATGGCGCAATAACTAACTTTAGAAAAATGAAAGAGAAAAGAAAGCGGAAGAAAATGCAAAAGAACAATGCGCAGCATGTTCCGCTCGAGGATAAATTGGTATGA
- a CDS encoding 5'-nucleotidase C-terminal domain-containing protein, with product MMLSENKKGMYLMRILKITRLFNGTVKLIAVVVTSGIIFISQGRAAETHIVLLTTADMESQLEPFVVKKKTGDTEKICTVGGLNRIAQAVDVIRKENPNRVLLVSSGDDLMGKYYNLFHGEVTYGVMNALQYSVVTPGNHEFDYGIGKYVKAVKEAQFPIIVTNMDFRGTTLFEKIKKYWVTEIDGVRIGFIGLMTPDVRQITTIEDPIKVDINIFDVADEYAGYLIHVENVNIIVALTHIGFDLDLELARRVSGIDVICGGHSHTLLPTDKEVVVNKSVHDKTIIVESGEKSRVLGRLDLFIDNGKIVRHSWRVIDMDSTYSGDDAVETITKRFKDKVPQDFTVGKTMCDLDARRKVIRSQESNLGNFVADIMRKRFKADIALINGGALRGDKVYLKGTMFNDTMLEFFPFNNTVVNIKLSGAEIKDILELGVSEVERYNGRFLHPSGLKYTYNPGNEPLRLTIDNEGNAVGIKSNGKRVSNVLCKNKKNIYVPLKNNKLYDVVVGSYMAGGGDSYYMLKNKSAIKTYVDLRTVLQQHINEKKNINPKLDGRITITHE from the coding sequence ATGATGTTATCCGAGAATAAAAAAGGAATGTACCTTATGAGAATATTAAAAATAACAAGGCTTTTTAATGGAACCGTGAAGCTTATCGCGGTAGTTGTTACCAGTGGTATCATTTTTATTTCGCAAGGACGTGCAGCCGAGACACATATTGTATTGCTTACCACTGCTGATATGGAAAGTCAGCTAGAACCATTTGTTGTGAAAAAAAAGACAGGTGATACAGAAAAAATATGTACTGTAGGAGGACTCAATAGAATAGCTCAAGCTGTTGATGTAATCAGAAAAGAAAACCCAAATCGTGTTCTTCTCGTTTCTTCGGGTGATGACCTGATGGGTAAATACTATAATTTATTTCACGGTGAGGTTACCTACGGCGTCATGAATGCCTTGCAGTATAGTGTTGTTACACCTGGTAATCATGAGTTTGATTATGGAATAGGAAAATATGTTAAGGCTGTCAAAGAGGCTCAGTTCCCCATTATTGTTACCAATATGGATTTTAGAGGGACAACACTTTTTGAAAAGATCAAAAAGTATTGGGTAACAGAAATTGATGGTGTGCGCATAGGTTTTATTGGCCTCATGACGCCTGATGTGAGGCAAATTACAACCATAGAAGATCCGATAAAGGTTGATATTAACATTTTTGACGTTGCAGACGAATATGCGGGGTATCTTATTCATGTTGAGAACGTTAATATAATTGTTGCTCTTACGCATATTGGCTTTGATCTTGATCTTGAATTAGCACGCCGAGTGTCAGGAATTGATGTTATATGCGGCGGGCATTCGCATACGTTGCTTCCAACTGATAAAGAAGTGGTTGTCAATAAAAGTGTTCACGATAAGACCATTATTGTTGAGTCTGGCGAAAAATCACGTGTTTTAGGGAGACTCGATCTTTTTATTGATAATGGAAAAATTGTGCGCCACTCATGGCGTGTTATAGATATGGATAGTACATACTCAGGAGACGACGCTGTTGAAACAATCACAAAACGTTTCAAGGATAAGGTCCCTCAGGATTTTACAGTTGGAAAAACAATGTGTGATTTAGATGCGCGACGTAAAGTGATTCGATCGCAAGAATCAAATTTAGGAAACTTCGTTGCTGACATAATGAGGAAACGTTTTAAAGCTGATATTGCATTGATAAATGGCGGGGCTTTACGAGGTGATAAGGTGTATCTAAAGGGAACGATGTTTAATGATACGATGCTTGAATTCTTCCCTTTTAACAATACTGTAGTGAATATTAAGCTCAGTGGCGCAGAAATAAAGGATATATTAGAGTTAGGTGTATCTGAAGTCGAAAGATATAATGGCAGATTTTTGCATCCTTCAGGATTGAAGTATACCTATAATCCAGGCAATGAGCCACTAAGGTTAACTATTGATAATGAAGGCAATGCTGTTGGTATAAAGAGTAACGGTAAAAGGGTTAGTAATGTGTTGTGTAAAAACAAAAAGAACATATATGTCCCGCTAAAAAATAATAAGCTTTATGATGTTGTTGTGGGGTCTTATATGGCTGGTGGCGGGGATAGTTATTATATGCTTAAAAACAAGTCTGCCATAAAAACATATGTTGACCTAAGAACCGTCTTGCAGCAGCACATTAATGAAAAGAAAAACATTAATCCAAAGCTAGATGGCAGGATAACAATAACGCATGAATAA
- a CDS encoding RluA family pseudouridine synthase: protein MKKKIDIVFEDDFIVVANKPSGLLVVPTPKGEKETLTNFLNEQKSRARTQTKLYPCHRLDRDTSGIIVYAKGKTVRDAMMDVFKERRITKKYIAFINGTPKKDRATVDYRIEGKESITRYYIVHKASDFSVVEAEPVTGRTNQIRIHFKMIGYPILGERKFAFARDYHVRFKRTALHAYRISFQHPMTKKYVTFTQPLPSDMKQFLLQRKIIVPF from the coding sequence GTGAAAAAGAAAATAGACATTGTATTTGAGGACGATTTTATTGTTGTTGCAAACAAACCTTCCGGGCTTTTGGTTGTTCCAACGCCTAAGGGTGAGAAAGAAACGCTCACAAACTTTCTTAATGAGCAAAAGAGCCGTGCTCGCACCCAAACAAAACTCTACCCGTGTCATAGGCTTGATCGTGATACATCAGGCATTATTGTGTATGCAAAAGGTAAGACTGTTCGTGATGCCATGATGGACGTTTTTAAAGAAAGGCGTATAACAAAAAAATATATTGCCTTTATCAATGGAACGCCAAAGAAGGACCGAGCAACCGTCGATTACCGCATAGAAGGAAAAGAATCTATTACACGATATTATATTGTGCATAAAGCATCTGACTTTAGTGTTGTTGAGGCTGAGCCGGTCACGGGAAGAACAAATCAAATACGCATACATTTTAAAATGATAGGGTATCCTATTTTAGGTGAAAGAAAGTTTGCGTTTGCGCGGGATTATCATGTGCGGTTTAAGAGGACGGCGCTCCATGCTTACCGTATATCTTTTCAGCACCCTATGACAAAAAAGTATGTTACATTTACACAACCGTTGCCGAGCGACATGAAACAGTTTCTTTTGCAAAGAAAAATTATAGTTCCTTTCTAA